One genomic segment of Procambarus clarkii isolate CNS0578487 chromosome 34, FALCON_Pclarkii_2.0, whole genome shotgun sequence includes these proteins:
- the LOC123762116 gene encoding protein sax-3 isoform X1 — protein sequence MGGEGVGGPTAGGGYTPVLLSALLAFVITPCTGQFRSPEITEHPADLLVPKNEPATLNCHAVGRPEPEITWYKDGQPFALHKGRHVQLDTGGLFFLKVLHTKKDNDAGVYWCVASNSIGKVTSRNATLEIAVLRDDFRLVPEATRVAEGETAMLECLPPRGNPEPVVSWEKDGVVLDPATQHRYRVVDGGSLVISGVRVSDTGEYLCRARNVFGQRETPQAMLTVQVSPHLVSSSGTVTGAAGATVELVCRVGGDPPPEVFWRRVEPAGELPLGRMALEESSQVLRIHHVAPEDQGVYSCQAENPVGSVAANITLNVHSRPLITVTPLDARVGINGTASFECATSGSPPPTTYWTHEGSGNVVGTGQTWGGGRWSVDAHNTLTIRGVKREDQGYYVCSAVGVAGSALARAHLEVQDLADMPPPIIALGASNQTLPLGTEGEMPCEARGTPEPTVVWEKAGKPIKPDERISITPLGTLRIKDLKITDTDVYTCTAKSESGDTTWTASLIVAKPTNPNVAFFKIPDEGTLPEAPGQVTVLGVNTTVVSLGWRRGRPGLSSLLGYTVQMWSPDLRGAWITASTQQTATTSHTPTPVSLTVTDLRPETRYMFVVRARNSHGVSRPSPVTHTVKTLAQGAGGAPPLHEIRSRLSQPAVRLVSVEPDSAASLQLSWQLLVDAALLEGVYVRYRPLETQHGSPAGALSVETVALHGDGAPPTSHVVSNLRPATWYELFVVPFYRSVEGQPTAAVRATTLEAAPAVPPLGLHYTYVNATAVRITWDPIPAHSSNGRITGYNLEVSDAANQSHVLMNTTVNNTWTLVPGLVSGSTYRVTLRGVTARGPGPISAPLNLAVPPGDKTYPPNIKESSPFDNNTYLIVGISVAAAVLFAALAATVYCIYRRRQNNKCPQYYSKAFVTPPGEGSGPWSEYPGCWGETGVGVGVTGTMYTDVGSHGVPITQLYHRPAAPASSKSGYEGRQPEDVYEDPDGLRLVSFGSHVDPRCMSPEPYATTPLIRDIFRGPGGNRLPPNIPVSPGQALPSKPISDDSCTKTASSDHSGSHASHRSHNFNTQPEKGSLTGPVLQFPPPPPPPLMGGDQSSDNTLASTGSRGQSPSARLLLQQLPYGGGSSSGGSHRSHGSPLLGPRPPRTNLRAPPSPLAGHGLTGSSDYEVRMMNLRGTHPRVEGDDQRYRTELGVEDGPMSLNIPEEASDVEWYSQPLLNGRTSPESSTLGDAESEDESRCSSGGSCCSADHPLSHAQDLNWAEALRAAGEARWGRGGSFCSTDDSTYAPAQSMHTRPPRPPCPKKHSKPRLQYNHHANLDPQTSVTSPLV from the exons ttCTCCGTGACGACTTCCGACTGGTGCCGGAAGCGACTCGAGTGGCGGAGGGAGAGACTGCCATGTTGGAATGCCTTCCCCCACGAGGCAACCCCGAGCCAGTTGTGTCCTGGGAGAAGGATGGGGTGGTCCTCGACCCTGCTACCCAACACAG GTACCGTGTGGTCGACGGAGGGAGCCTGGTGATCAGCGGGGTGCGGGTGTCTGACACAGGCGAGTACCTGTGTCGTGCCAGGAACGTCTTCGGCCAGAGAGAGACACCCCAGGCTATGCTCACAGTCCAGG TGTCGCCCCACTTGGTGTCTTCATCTGGGACGGTGACAGGGGCAGCTGGAGCCACGGTGGAACTGGTGTGTCGTGTAGGTGGAGACCCTCCACCGGAGGTATTTTGGCGTCGTGTGGAGCCTGCGGGGGAGCTGCCCCTGGGAAGAATGGCACTGGAGGAGAGCAGCCAGGTATTGAGGATCCACCACGTGGCTCCTGAGGACCAGGGTGTGTATTCCTGTCAAGCCGAGAACCCCGTGGGCTCCGTCGCAGCCAACATCACCCTCAATGTCCACT CTCGGCCACTTATCACTGTTACGCCCCTGGACGCTCGGGTCGGCATCAATGGGACGGCATCCTTCGAGTGTGCCACATCTGGGTCACCGCCACCTACCACTTACTGGACTCACGAAGGTTCTGGAAACGTAGTGGGGACTGGGCAGACATGGGGTGGCGGCCGCTGGTCCGTCGATGCCCACAACACGCTCACCATCCGCGGAGTGAAGCGTGAAGATCAAGGTTACTATGTCTGCTCGGCTGTAGGTGTTGCTGGGTCAGCTCTTGCTCGTGCTCACTTGGAGGTACAGGATTTGGCTGACATGCCCCCACCTATTATAGCCTTAGGTGCCTCGAACCAGACACTGCCATTGGGCACAGAAGGCGAGATGCCCTGTGAAGCTCGTGGCACACCAGAACCCACAGTTGTGTGGGAGAAAGCAGGAAAACCTATCAAGCCAGATGAACGCATTTCCATCACTCCACTCGGAACACTAAGAATAAAAG ATCTAAAAATTACAGACACAGATGTTTATACATGCACAGCCAAATCTGAATCCGGAGACACAACTTGGACAGCCTCTCTGATAGTAGCGAAGCCTACAAACCCAAATGTGGCCTTCTTCAAGATTCCAGATGAGGGAACACTACCTGAAGCTCCAGGACAGGTGACAGTGCTGGGAGTAAACACAACAGTTGTATCATTGGGTTGGCGGCGAGGGCGGCCAGGTCTGTCATCTCTGCTGGGCTACACAGTTCAGATGTGGAGCCCTGACCTGCGAGGTGCCTGGATTACAGCCTCCACACAAcagactgccaccaccagccacacacccacTCCTGTTTCCCTCACTGTTACTGACCTACGTCCAGAGACACGCTACATGTTTGTGGTTCGTGCTCGTAATTCCCACGGTGTGTCACGCCCATCGCCTGTCACCCACACCGTGAAAACACTAGCCCAGGGTGCTGGGGGTGCACCTCCCTTACATGAAATTAGGTCACGTCTTTCCCAGCCAGCTGTCCGCCTGGTCAGTGTAGAGCCTGATTCTGCAGCGTCACTCCAGTTGTCTTGGCAACTGCTAGTAGACGCAGCACTGCTAGAGGGTGTATATGTGCGATATCGACCACTGGAGACTCAACATGGCAGTCCAGCTGGCGCCCTAAGTGTGGAGACAGTAGCGCTCCATGGTGATGGTGCCCCGCCAACATCCCATGTGGTCAGCAATCTTAGACCTGCTACTTGGTATGAGCTGTTTGTGGTGCCTTTCTACCGTTCAGTTGAGGGCCAACCAACTGCTGCCGTGCGGGCTACCACTCTGGAGGCTGCTCCGGCGGTGCCCCCACTCGGTTTACATTACACTTATGTCAATGCCACTGCCGTCCGTATCACCTGGGACCCCATCCCCGCCCACTCCTCCAACGGCCGCATCACCGGTTATAACCTCGAG GTATCGGATGCAGCAAACCAGAGTCATGTGTTGATGAACACAACAGTGAATAATACATGGACACTGGTGCCAGGGCTGGTGTCTGGCTCAACATATCGTGTAACCTTGCGAGGGGTTACAGCAAGGGGTCCTGGGCCAATCTCGGCACCCCTCAACCTGGCTGTTCCCCCGGGCGACAAAACCTATCCACCAAACATCAAGGAATCTTCACCTTTCGATAACAACACCTACCTCATTGTGGGAATATCTGTAGCTGCTGCTGTGCTCTTTGCTGCACTTGCTGCCACTGTCTATTGTATCTACAGACGACGGCAGAATAACAAGTGTCCTCAGTACTACAGTAAAG CTTTTGTTACCCCACCAGGCGAGGGCAGCGGACCGTGGTCCGAGTACCCTGGGTGTTGGGGAGAAACAGGCGTAGGTGTAGGTGTGACTGGCACTATGTACACAGACGTGGGTAGCCACGGTGTGCCAATCACCCAGCTCTACCACCGTCCGGCTGCTCCAGCTTCAAGTAAAAGTGGTTACGAAGGCCGCCAACCAGAGGATGTGTATGAAGACCCGGACGGCCTCAGGCTTGTGTCCTTTGGTAGTCACGTTGATCCCAG GTGTATGTCTCCTGAGCCGTACGCCACCACACCCCTCATCAGGGATATTTTCCGTGGTCCGGGTGGAAACCGACTGCCTCCAAATATCCCAGTGAGTCCTGGTCAGGCCCTTCCTTCCAAACCCATATCTGACGATTCCTGCACAAAGACCGCATCTAGCGACCACAGTGGCAGCCATGCTAGCCACcgctcacacaacttcaacacccagCCTGAGAAAG GTTCATTGACGGGACCGGTGCTGCAGTTTCCtccgccacctccaccaccgctcATGGGTGGGGACCAGTCCAGTGACAACACCCTAGCATCAACAGGAAGCCGAGGCCAATCACCCTCTGCTAGACTATTACTCCAGCAGCTTCCCTATGGTGGTGGCTCCTCTTCTGGGGGTTCCCATAGGTCACATGGGAGCCCCTTGTTAGGGCCACGCCCCCCACGCACTAACCTGCGTGCACCACCGTCTCCCTTGGCAGGACACGGCTTAACAGGATCTAGCGACTACGAGGTGCGAATGATGAACTTGCGTGGAACACATCCAAGGGTAGAAGGTGATGACCAGCGCTACCGGACTGAATTAGGTGTGGAAGACGGGCCCATGAGTCTAAACATCCCCGAAGAGGCTAGCGACGTTGAGTGGTATTCTCAGCCACTTCTCAATGGGCGCACCTCGCCAGAGTCCTCCACGCTAGGTGACGCCGAATCCGAGGACGAATCACGCTGTTCTTCGGGCGGCTCTTGTTGCTCCGcagatcatcccctctctcatgctcaggACCTTAATTGGGCAGAGGCTCTAAGGGCAGCTGGGGAAGCCAGATGGGGGCGCGGAGGGTCTTTCTGTAGCACTGACGACAGCACATATGCGCCGGCTCAGTCTATGCATACACGTCCTCCTAGGCCACCATGTCCTAAGAAGCACAGCAAGCCACGCCTACAGTACAATCACCATGCCAACCTTGATCCCCAAACCTCTGTTACCTCTCCACTTGTGTAG
- the LOC123762116 gene encoding protein sax-3 isoform X2, whose translation MGGEGVGGPTAGGGYTPVLLSALLAFVITPCTGQFRSPEITEHPADLLVPKNEPATLNCHAVGRPEPEITWYKDGQPFALHKGRHVQLDTGGLFFLKVLHTKKDNDAGVYWCVASNSIGKVTSRNATLEIAVLRDDFRLVPEATRVAEGETAMLECLPPRGNPEPVVSWEKDGVVLDPATQHRYRVVDGGSLVISGVRVSDTGEYLCRARNVFGQRETPQAMLTVQVSPHLVSSSGTVTGAAGATVELVCRVGGDPPPEVFWRRVEPAGELPLGRMALEESSQVLRIHHVAPEDQGVYSCQAENPVGSVAANITLNVHSRPLITVTPLDARVGINGTASFECATSGSPPPTTYWTHEGSGNVVGTGQTWGGGRWSVDAHNTLTIRGVKREDQGYYVCSAVGVAGSALARAHLEVQDLADMPPPIIALGASNQTLPLGTEGEMPCEARGTPEPTVVWEKAGKPIKPDERISITPLGTLRIKDLKITDTDVYTCTAKSESGDTTWTASLIVAKPTNPNVAFFKIPDEGTLPEAPGQVTVLGVNTTVVSLGWRRGRPGLSSLLGYTVQMWSPDLRGAWITASTQQTATTSHTPTPVSLTVTDLRPETRYMFVVRARNSHGVSRPSPVTHTVKTLAQGAGGAPPLHEIRSRLSQPAVRLVSVEPDSAASLQLSWQLLVDAALLEGVYVRYRPLETQHGSPAGALSVETVALHGDGAPPTSHVVSNLRPATWYELFVVPFYRSVEGQPTAAVRATTLEAAPAVPPLGLHYTYVNATAVRITWDPIPAHSSNGRITGYNLEVSDAANQSHVLMNTTVNNTWTLVPGLVSGSTYRVTLRGVTARGPGPISAPLNLAVPPGDKTYPPNIKESSPFDNNTYLIVGISVAAAVLFAALAATVYCIYRRRQNNKCPQYYSKGEGSGPWSEYPGCWGETGVGVGVTGTMYTDVGSHGVPITQLYHRPAAPASSKSGYEGRQPEDVYEDPDGLRLVSFGSHVDPRCMSPEPYATTPLIRDIFRGPGGNRLPPNIPVSPGQALPSKPISDDSCTKTASSDHSGSHASHRSHNFNTQPEKGSLTGPVLQFPPPPPPPLMGGDQSSDNTLASTGSRGQSPSARLLLQQLPYGGGSSSGGSHRSHGSPLLGPRPPRTNLRAPPSPLAGHGLTGSSDYEVRMMNLRGTHPRVEGDDQRYRTELGVEDGPMSLNIPEEASDVEWYSQPLLNGRTSPESSTLGDAESEDESRCSSGGSCCSADHPLSHAQDLNWAEALRAAGEARWGRGGSFCSTDDSTYAPAQSMHTRPPRPPCPKKHSKPRLQYNHHANLDPQTSVTSPLV comes from the exons ttCTCCGTGACGACTTCCGACTGGTGCCGGAAGCGACTCGAGTGGCGGAGGGAGAGACTGCCATGTTGGAATGCCTTCCCCCACGAGGCAACCCCGAGCCAGTTGTGTCCTGGGAGAAGGATGGGGTGGTCCTCGACCCTGCTACCCAACACAG GTACCGTGTGGTCGACGGAGGGAGCCTGGTGATCAGCGGGGTGCGGGTGTCTGACACAGGCGAGTACCTGTGTCGTGCCAGGAACGTCTTCGGCCAGAGAGAGACACCCCAGGCTATGCTCACAGTCCAGG TGTCGCCCCACTTGGTGTCTTCATCTGGGACGGTGACAGGGGCAGCTGGAGCCACGGTGGAACTGGTGTGTCGTGTAGGTGGAGACCCTCCACCGGAGGTATTTTGGCGTCGTGTGGAGCCTGCGGGGGAGCTGCCCCTGGGAAGAATGGCACTGGAGGAGAGCAGCCAGGTATTGAGGATCCACCACGTGGCTCCTGAGGACCAGGGTGTGTATTCCTGTCAAGCCGAGAACCCCGTGGGCTCCGTCGCAGCCAACATCACCCTCAATGTCCACT CTCGGCCACTTATCACTGTTACGCCCCTGGACGCTCGGGTCGGCATCAATGGGACGGCATCCTTCGAGTGTGCCACATCTGGGTCACCGCCACCTACCACTTACTGGACTCACGAAGGTTCTGGAAACGTAGTGGGGACTGGGCAGACATGGGGTGGCGGCCGCTGGTCCGTCGATGCCCACAACACGCTCACCATCCGCGGAGTGAAGCGTGAAGATCAAGGTTACTATGTCTGCTCGGCTGTAGGTGTTGCTGGGTCAGCTCTTGCTCGTGCTCACTTGGAGGTACAGGATTTGGCTGACATGCCCCCACCTATTATAGCCTTAGGTGCCTCGAACCAGACACTGCCATTGGGCACAGAAGGCGAGATGCCCTGTGAAGCTCGTGGCACACCAGAACCCACAGTTGTGTGGGAGAAAGCAGGAAAACCTATCAAGCCAGATGAACGCATTTCCATCACTCCACTCGGAACACTAAGAATAAAAG ATCTAAAAATTACAGACACAGATGTTTATACATGCACAGCCAAATCTGAATCCGGAGACACAACTTGGACAGCCTCTCTGATAGTAGCGAAGCCTACAAACCCAAATGTGGCCTTCTTCAAGATTCCAGATGAGGGAACACTACCTGAAGCTCCAGGACAGGTGACAGTGCTGGGAGTAAACACAACAGTTGTATCATTGGGTTGGCGGCGAGGGCGGCCAGGTCTGTCATCTCTGCTGGGCTACACAGTTCAGATGTGGAGCCCTGACCTGCGAGGTGCCTGGATTACAGCCTCCACACAAcagactgccaccaccagccacacacccacTCCTGTTTCCCTCACTGTTACTGACCTACGTCCAGAGACACGCTACATGTTTGTGGTTCGTGCTCGTAATTCCCACGGTGTGTCACGCCCATCGCCTGTCACCCACACCGTGAAAACACTAGCCCAGGGTGCTGGGGGTGCACCTCCCTTACATGAAATTAGGTCACGTCTTTCCCAGCCAGCTGTCCGCCTGGTCAGTGTAGAGCCTGATTCTGCAGCGTCACTCCAGTTGTCTTGGCAACTGCTAGTAGACGCAGCACTGCTAGAGGGTGTATATGTGCGATATCGACCACTGGAGACTCAACATGGCAGTCCAGCTGGCGCCCTAAGTGTGGAGACAGTAGCGCTCCATGGTGATGGTGCCCCGCCAACATCCCATGTGGTCAGCAATCTTAGACCTGCTACTTGGTATGAGCTGTTTGTGGTGCCTTTCTACCGTTCAGTTGAGGGCCAACCAACTGCTGCCGTGCGGGCTACCACTCTGGAGGCTGCTCCGGCGGTGCCCCCACTCGGTTTACATTACACTTATGTCAATGCCACTGCCGTCCGTATCACCTGGGACCCCATCCCCGCCCACTCCTCCAACGGCCGCATCACCGGTTATAACCTCGAG GTATCGGATGCAGCAAACCAGAGTCATGTGTTGATGAACACAACAGTGAATAATACATGGACACTGGTGCCAGGGCTGGTGTCTGGCTCAACATATCGTGTAACCTTGCGAGGGGTTACAGCAAGGGGTCCTGGGCCAATCTCGGCACCCCTCAACCTGGCTGTTCCCCCGGGCGACAAAACCTATCCACCAAACATCAAGGAATCTTCACCTTTCGATAACAACACCTACCTCATTGTGGGAATATCTGTAGCTGCTGCTGTGCTCTTTGCTGCACTTGCTGCCACTGTCTATTGTATCTACAGACGACGGCAGAATAACAAGTGTCCTCAGTACTACAGTAAAG GCGAGGGCAGCGGACCGTGGTCCGAGTACCCTGGGTGTTGGGGAGAAACAGGCGTAGGTGTAGGTGTGACTGGCACTATGTACACAGACGTGGGTAGCCACGGTGTGCCAATCACCCAGCTCTACCACCGTCCGGCTGCTCCAGCTTCAAGTAAAAGTGGTTACGAAGGCCGCCAACCAGAGGATGTGTATGAAGACCCGGACGGCCTCAGGCTTGTGTCCTTTGGTAGTCACGTTGATCCCAG GTGTATGTCTCCTGAGCCGTACGCCACCACACCCCTCATCAGGGATATTTTCCGTGGTCCGGGTGGAAACCGACTGCCTCCAAATATCCCAGTGAGTCCTGGTCAGGCCCTTCCTTCCAAACCCATATCTGACGATTCCTGCACAAAGACCGCATCTAGCGACCACAGTGGCAGCCATGCTAGCCACcgctcacacaacttcaacacccagCCTGAGAAAG GTTCATTGACGGGACCGGTGCTGCAGTTTCCtccgccacctccaccaccgctcATGGGTGGGGACCAGTCCAGTGACAACACCCTAGCATCAACAGGAAGCCGAGGCCAATCACCCTCTGCTAGACTATTACTCCAGCAGCTTCCCTATGGTGGTGGCTCCTCTTCTGGGGGTTCCCATAGGTCACATGGGAGCCCCTTGTTAGGGCCACGCCCCCCACGCACTAACCTGCGTGCACCACCGTCTCCCTTGGCAGGACACGGCTTAACAGGATCTAGCGACTACGAGGTGCGAATGATGAACTTGCGTGGAACACATCCAAGGGTAGAAGGTGATGACCAGCGCTACCGGACTGAATTAGGTGTGGAAGACGGGCCCATGAGTCTAAACATCCCCGAAGAGGCTAGCGACGTTGAGTGGTATTCTCAGCCACTTCTCAATGGGCGCACCTCGCCAGAGTCCTCCACGCTAGGTGACGCCGAATCCGAGGACGAATCACGCTGTTCTTCGGGCGGCTCTTGTTGCTCCGcagatcatcccctctctcatgctcaggACCTTAATTGGGCAGAGGCTCTAAGGGCAGCTGGGGAAGCCAGATGGGGGCGCGGAGGGTCTTTCTGTAGCACTGACGACAGCACATATGCGCCGGCTCAGTCTATGCATACACGTCCTCCTAGGCCACCATGTCCTAAGAAGCACAGCAAGCCACGCCTACAGTACAATCACCATGCCAACCTTGATCCCCAAACCTCTGTTACCTCTCCACTTGTGTAG